Within Corynebacterium jeddahense, the genomic segment TGCAAGTTATAAACCTCGTTTTCCCAGCTCAGAGCTAATATCGGCAGCACTTTTATAATGTTCCACATCGAACTTTTAATCGACTAAGAAAGGGCCATCATGACCGAGACGAACACGCCCGCTGCGGAGAACATTGCTACGTCGTTGACCCGGGAAATTGAGGCTGCGCACACCGCGATGACGCGGAGCAAAGCTGATCTGCTTGAGGCGATCCGACTGTTTGACTGTCTCGAACTCGCTCACGAATGCGGCGCGACGACGACCGCTCAGTTTCTGGTGCGCAGGCTCGCAATCTCCTCGTCGACGGCGTACGAATATGTGCACGTCGCGCATCGGATCGGCAGGTTTCAGCACCTCGCGCGGCACTTCCGCGAGGGCGAGCTCAGCTATTCGACCGTGAGGCTGCTGCTGAAGTACCTCAACGAGGAAAACGAGGAGGAGCTGGTGAGCCTCGCGCTCAAGCTCGGCTACCACGAGCTGGAACGGGCGCTTGCCGGGCGCGAACCCGAGGGGGAAGGGGAGGAGGACCCGCCGGAGTACTACCTGCGCCTACACGCGCGCGACAACGGCGACATTTCGTTCCACGGCAATCTCAACCCGGCGGACGGGGCGGCGTTTATGGCCGCGCTGAAGCTCGGCGAGATCGCCTACTACGACCTCGACGAGGTGCTCGAGGGGGGCGATCCGGAAGAGGAGGACGCGGTCGACGAGGCGCGGGACGCGGTGATGGACATCGAGGAGACCGTGCAGGCGCGCCAGACCGCGTCCGGGTACGGCCTGCCGATCGGGCGCATCCTGGTCAACGCGCTGATGGGTATGGTGCACATGATCCGCACGAACCCGCGGAACTCGCTGACCACGCCCGCGGCGCACGTGAACATCACCGCGACCATGGACGGGCGCGCCTACATGCCGAACAACCTCGGGGCGCCGAGCATGGCCATCGCGAACATCCTCGCCAACGCCAACATGCGCGTGTCCACGGTGGACGAGACGGGGCTGATCCTTAACACCGGCCGGCAGTTCCGGCTGGTCAATCCCGCGCAGGTCAACGCGCTGCTCACCATGTGGGGCGGGCAATGCGCGGCGCCGGGGTGCACGCACACCAGGTTCATCGAGATGCACCACATCCTGGACTGGGCGAACGGCGGCCACACCGACTTGGAGAACCTCCTCCCGCTGTGCTCCGCGTGCCACTCGCTGGTTACGGAGGGATACCTCCAAACCGTCAAAGAGGACGCGGACATCCACTTCATCTACGGCGACGGCACCAGGTTCGTCTCCCGGAACTACTCCATGGCGCAGCGGTGCGACAACGCGATGACGATGGACGAGTACAACGCCCTCATGGACGAGGAGGTCGCCTTCGCCGACGCGTAACCCCAGCTACAGCACCAAGTTCACCAGCACCATGTACAGCGCGGTGCCGCCGAGAATCGACAGGTCAGCGCGCCGTTTCCACCAGTGCAGCACCAGCGTCACCGCGAGCGCGGCAAGGGCGGCCCACAGTCGGGCCGGGTCTCCGGCGAAGCCGCTGAGGGTGTAGACGACGAGGACCGTCATCACGCCGACGGGCATGAGCAGGGCGAGGAACTCGATGAAGGGGCTGCCTTTGAGCACGCGGAGCAGTGAAAACGGCAGCGCTCGAAGCAACAGCGTAACGACGCCTGCCGGTATCAGCACCGCCGCCACCATGCCGAGCGTGACGCCGTCGGGGAGGCCGTAGTTGGTCATGGCAGCCGCCAGGTGAGGGTGTCGTCGATACGCGGTGCCCAAAAACGCACGACGAGGACGAGAAAGTAGGAGAGGAGGCCGACGATGACCACCTGCCCCGGGACAATCAGCGCGGCGAGGACCGCGAGGGCCGCGGCGATGAGCGGCGCGGAGACGTCGCGGCTGGCCTGGAACGCCTCGAACGCGAGGACCGCGAACAGTGCGGTGAGGGCGAAGTCGAAGCCCTCGAGGTTCGGCGGGATGACCGCGCCGGCGAGGGCGCCGACGATGCCCGCGCCGACCCAGGCGAGCTGGCAGACGATGGTGATGGTAAGCAGCCGCGCGCCGGTGGCCGGGCCTCGCAGGGTGGAGGTGATGGCGTAGACCTCGTCGGTGAGCGCGTAGGTGGCGTACGCGGACGGCAGGCCGCGGCGGATCACGTGGCGCGGGTAGGTGAGGCCGTAGAAGATGTGGCGGAAGTTCACCATGAACGCGGTGATCGCGCTGGAGACCGGGCCGAGGCCGGTGAGCACCATGTCGATGGCGAGGAACTCCATCGAGCCGGCGTAGACGACGGTGGAGAAGATCGGCGTCCACCACCACGCGAAGCCGGACTGGATCATGAGCACGCCGAACGCGAGGCCGAGCGGGATGAGCCCGAGGGCGACGAGCCAGGTGTCGCGCAGGCCGAGGCGGACCTGCTCCGATGTTTCACGTGAAACGGCCACTAGTTGTCTTCGAGGTTCGCGGGGAAGGTCGAGAACAGCGGCAGGGGCATCGCTTGCCGACGCATCACGTCGCCCCACAGATCCGTCCCCGCAGAAGCGACCGCGTCAGAGGGCAGGGCGGGCGCGACGAACCAGTCGCCGCGGAGGATCTCGTCGTCGAGCTGGCCCGGCGCCCACTCGGAGTAGCCGGCGAAGATGCGAATGCCGTCGACCTCGTCGGCGAGGTCCTCGGGCGCCGCGTTGAGGTTGAGCAGGACGAGGCGGTTGGCCAAGCGGGTGAAGTGCTGGCTCGCGTCGATGTCCACGCCGACGCGGGTGACGCCGACGCCGACGGCGGACTCGGGGCTTACGGGCCCGCCGATGTGCACGGCCTGGGGCTTCGCGGCCAGCTCGGCCCAGCCGGGCATGACGTTGGCGACGGCGACGTCGCTGCGGCGGTTGAGCATGACGCCGAGGGTGTGGTCCTCGTCGTGCTCCACGATGAGCACGACCGTGCGCGCGAAGAGGTCCGAGAACATCCCCGGCGCGGGGACGAGGAGCATCCCGGGCTCGGGCTCGTTGCGCTCGAGTGCGTTGAACAGCCGGTCAGCGTAAAAGTACTCAGGCACGTTCCTTCTCCCACCAGGCTTTGAGTTCGGCGACGGCGTCGTCGTGGTCGAGTTCCCCGCGCTCGAGGCGCAGCTCCTTGAGATACTTCCACGCCTTGCCCACTTCCGGGCCGGGTTTGAGGTCGAGGATTTCCATGATCTCGTTGCCGTCGAGGTCCGGGCGCACGCGGGCGAGATCCTCCTTCGCGGCGATCTCGGCGATGCGGTCCTCGAGCTCGTCGTAGGTGCGCTGGAGGCGCGCGGCCTTCTTCGCGTTGCGGGTGGTGCAGTCGGCGCGGACAAGTTTGTGCAGGCGGGGGAGCAGGTCGCCGGCGTCGGTGGCGTAGCGGCGCACGGCGGAGTCGGTCCACTGGCCCTCCCCGAAGCCGTGGAAGCGCATGTGGAGGAACACAAGCTGGCCCACGTCCTCGATGACGTGCTTCGGGTACTTCAGGGCCTTGAGTCGCTTGCGGGCCAGCTTCGCGCCGACGACCTCGTGGTGATGGAACGTCACGCCGCCGCCCTCCTTGGGCGCGCGGGTGGCGGGCTTGCCGATGTCGTGGAGGAGCGCGGCCCAGCGCAGCTCGAGGTCGGGGCCGTCCTCCTCGAGCTCGGTGGCCTGGCGCAGGACGGTGAGGGAGTGGCGGTAGACGTCCTTGTGCTGCATGTGCTCGTCGGTCTCGAGCTGGAGGGCGGGCACCTCGGGGAGGATGCGGTCGGCCAAGCCGGTGGCCACGAGCAGGTCGATGCCCTCCCAGGGGCGCGCGCCGCACATGAGCTTGTCCAGCTCGGCCTGCACGCGCTCGGCGGTGATGCGCTCGATTTCGCCGGCCATGTCGCGCATGGCGTCGAACACGCGGTCCGCGACGGTGAAGCCGAGCTGGGAGACGAAGCGGGCGGCGCGCAGCATACGCAGGGGGTCGTCGCGGAAGGAGACCTCGGGCGCTTGCGGGGTGTCCAGGACCTGCGCAACGAGGTCCGAAAGCCCGTCGACGGGGTCGTGGAAGGTGGGGGAGAGCCGGAGGTCGTCGTCAAGCGAAAGCTCGATGGCCATGGCGTTGCAGGCGAAGTCGCGGCGCACGAGGTCGCCCTCGAGGGTGTCGCCGAAGGTGACCTCGGGGTTGCGGGTGACGCCGTCGTAGAGGTCGGAGCGGAAGGTGGTGATCTCAACGGTCTCGCCGCGGCGGATGGCGGAGACGGTGCCGAACTCGATGCCGGTGTCCCACACCTTCTCGCCCCACTCGCCGAGGATCTCCTGGATCACGGCCGGGCGCGCGGAGGTGGTGAAGTCGAGGTCGTGCACCCCGCGGCCGAGCATGGCGTCGCGCACGGAGCCGCCGACCATATATAAGGTCTCGCCGCGCTCGTGGAAGGCGCGCGCGAGGGGCTCGAGCAGAGCAGCATGCTTCTCGACGACCCCTTCGGCCCGCGCCATCAAGGCCGGGGCAGCCAGCGGATCGGTCGGGTCGGGCACATCAAACAGCTTCTCTGGCGTTGTCACCTTGGACACGATACCCGCCGCCCCCGCGCGGGAAGTACCACAACCGGGGCCACGGCGGATAGCATGACACGAATGAGTGACAACACGAACGCGGAGCACGGCGGCGCATCGGGTGGCAAGCGCCGCCCGCGCCGCCGCCGCGGCAAAGCGTCGTCACAAAAGCAGGGCCAGCAAAAGCAAGGCAACGCCGAGCAGCCGAAGCGCAAGCGCCGGGGCGGGAACCCGAACAACCGGCGGGGGAAGAACCAGCGCGGCCGCGGGGGCGGTAACCGCCGGCAACACCAGTACGCGGACCGGCACGATTCCTCGATAGAGACCCGCGACGAGACGTCCGCCGGCGGGCTCGTCGTCTCCGGGATGGCGGAGGCCGTCGGCCCGGACGGCAAGGTGGACATGAGCCGGATCTACGTCGCGCTCATCGGCCGCTTAGACCGGCGCGGGCGGCTGCTGTGGTCGATGCCGAAGGGCCACGTCGAGCCGGGCGAGCACCAGTGGAAAACCGCGGAGCGCGAGGTGTGGGAGGAGACCGGCATCGTCGGCGAGGCCTTTGACACGCTCGGCGTGATCGACTACTGGTTCGTCTCGGACGGCGTGCGCATCCACAAGACGGTCCACCACAACCTCCTGCGCTACGTCGACGGCGTGTTCAACGACGAGGACCCCGAGGTCACGGAGGTGGCGTGGGTGCCCATGAGCGACCTCATGGAGCACCTCGCGTACGCCGACGAGCGCAAGCTGGCCCGCATCGCCTGCGACCGGATGCCGGAGCTCGCGCGCAAGGAGGCCGACGCGGGAAGGGCCACGCCGCGATGAGGCGGACCGCGGTAGTGCTCGCGGTCGCGGGCCTGTCCGCCTACGCCGTGCCCCCGGTTCCGATGAGCCCCGACAACGCGGAGGTGGCGGAGGAATGGTCCAACCCCGCCGTCCGCGCGGGGGAGGGGGAGCGCGCGACGGTCGAGGTGCTCGAGGCGCCCGCCGCCGTCTCGGCGCACGACCCGTTTCACGTGAAACTTCGCGTCACCAACCGCACGGACGAGGCGCTCGACGGCCTCGCCGTGCTCGCGCGCCGGGCCGCGCCGGTCGCGTCGCTCGGGGAGCAGCGCGTCGCCGCCGTCGCGGGCGTGGGGGAGTACGGCGTGGTGGGGGGCCGAAAGGACGTCGATACGCGGCTGCTTCCGGGCGAATCCACGGAGCTCGAGATGGACCTCGGGCTCGACCTCGCGGCGGTGGGGACGTACCCCGTCGCGCTCCAGCTTCTCGACGACGCAAGCGCCACCCTCGACACCGACCGCTTCCACGTCGCGGTGCGCGGGGTGCGCGACAACGTGCGCGCCGGCGGGATGACGGCGCTCTACCCGATCTCCGCCCCGGTAGACATCGTGCCCGGCGAGACCGGCGAGGCGCCGGAGAACCCGCCGCTCGTGCTGGCCAGCGAGACGCTCGCCGGCGAGCTCGCGCCGGACGGGCGGCTGAGCAGGCTCGTCGACGAATACCTCGACGCGGCCGCGGCGTCCCAGGTCGGCTACGCCACGTGCGTCGCGCTCGACCCGGCGCTCGTGGACACCGTCGACCGGATGGCCGGGGGCTACACCGTCGACGACGAGCGCCCCACCGTGGTGGAGGAGCCGAAGCGCCTGCGCGACTCGTGGGGCGGCGCCCGCGACACGCACGGCGAGCCCGGCGCGGGGGCGGACGACGCGAAGGTGTGGCTGGACAAGGTGCGCCGCATCGCCGCCACCGGCTGCACCGTCGCGCTGCCGTGGGCGAACGCGGACCTCGGCGCCGTGGCGCGCACCGGCGACCCGTGGCTCATGCGCGAGGCGGTCGAGCGTGGCCCGTTCGTGCTCGAGCGCGTGCTCGGCACCGCCGGGACGCTCAACACCGTCGTGCCGGGCACCGGCTACGTCGAGGCCGGCACGGCGCCCGCACTCGGCTGGGCGGACCACCTGCGCTCGACCATCATGGACGAGGGCATGCAGGGCGCCTGGGAGCGCGCCCACGCCGCGGACGAGGACACGCCCGAGGGCGCCGGGACGTCCGAGAGCGCGCTCGACCGCGCGGAGCTCGCGGACCTCGCCGGGGCCGCCGCCCCTGCGCCGACGCACCCCGTGCAGGTGCTCGCGGCGGGCGAGCCGCACAGTTTCGGCTGGCTCGCGCCGGGCGTGATGCAGGTGGGCTACCAGGACTCGCTGGCCACCATCCTCGCCGCGACGGGGCAGGCCCCGGAGACGACGGGCACCTCGAACACCGACCTGCGCTTCGACTACAGCGAGGACTCGAAGGCGGCGCGCGACGTGAGCGCGGCGGCGGCGGTGCGCCTCGCCGCGCAGTCCGCGTGGGCGCCGGCCGACGCGCCGGAGACCGAGGCCGAGCCAGAGCCAGAGCCGGCGCCAGTGTTCGTCGCCCCACCCGCGACGTGGGACGCGGACACCGCCGCCGTGGTGCTCGGCGCGGTCGCGGACCTGCTCGCCTCCGGCGCCTCGCGCGCGGTCTCGCTCGGGGACTACCTGCGCGCGCCCGCCGACGTGCAGCCCGCCGAGCCGGCGGACGTCGTCGACCCGGCGGCGTACACCGACGCGGAGATCCTGCAGGTCACGCAGCAGGCCGCGTTCATCAACGACCTCACCGCGCTCATGGTCCCGGACCCCGCCATCGCGCTCACCCGCTACGGCTTCACGCTCCCGCTGCGCCGGGACCTCCTCACCGCGCTCACGGTGGGTACCCGCCGCGCGCGCTTGCGTTACGACGACAACGTGTCCGCCACCAGCGCCCGCCTCGCCGGCAGCCGCGCCGCGCTCAACGAGCTGCGCTCGGCGGTCACGCTCATCCCGCCCGGCAACGTCTACACCCGCACCTCCGCGTCGAGCCCGCTGCTCATCGTGGCCCGCAACGGGCTGCCACTGCCGGTGGAGACGCGGATCGGCTACTCCGGCCCGCAGGGCGCGCGCCTCAACGTGCCCGGCATGCTCAAGGTCCCGGCGCGCGGCTCCGTGACGGTGCAGATGACGGCGGACCTGCCGGAGACGGGCCGCGGCTCGCAGCTGCAGCTCTACCTCACCAGCGCGTCCGGGCAGCCGATCTCGCAGCCCGTGGAGATCGCGGTGCGCACCTCGGGTGTCACGGCGGGCGGCTGGCTCGTCGCGGGCGCGGCGGTGCTCGCGGCGCTCGCCGTCCTCGCGCTCGTGCGGGGAAGGCGGGGCCCGCCGCGGGAGCAGCGGCAAGAAGCAACCCAACAACGTGAACGGAGAAGGACGTGACCCAGGAGGGCCTGCGGCGACGCATCGTCGCCCCCGCACCGCCGGCGCCGGTGCCCCAGCCGCGCGCGCAGAAGGCGCCGCGGCACGCTGACGACGGCGCGCCCGACAAGTCGCTGCTCACCACCAGCCCGAAGGGCGAGACCATCGCCCCGCCGCCGGTGGCGGACACCGTCGCGGCGGGGCAGGCGCCCGTCGTGGAGGAGGTGGAGCAGGCGGAGCAGACGGACAACGTCGTGCGCGCCACCGGCTCGATGGCGATCGCGACGCTCATCTCGCGCATCACCGGCTTCATCCGCACCGTGCTCATCGGCGCGGCGCTCGGTGGCGCGGTCGCCTCGGCGTTCAACACCGCGAACACGCTGCCGAACCTCATCACGGAGATCGTGCTCGGCTCGGTGCTCACCGCGCTCGTGGTGCCAGTGCTCGTGCGCGCGGAAAAAGAGGACGCGGACCACGGCGCCGCGTTCATCCGCCGCCTGTTCACGCTCACGCTCACGCTCATGACGGTGGTCACGGTCGCCGCGGTCGCCGCCGCGCCGTGGCTCGCGGAGATGATGGTGGACGAGGACTCGAAGGTGAACCTCGTGCAGACCACGTCGTTCGCCTACCTGCTGCTGCCCCAGATCTTCTTCTACGGCATGTTCTCGCTGTTTATGGCGGTGCTCAACACGAAGGAGCACTTCCGGCCGGGCGCGTGGGCGCCGGTGGCGAACAACCTCGTCTCCATCGGCGTGCTCGTCGCGTACATGGCGATGCCGGGGCAGTTGAACCCGGCGGCTCCCGCGTCGATAAGCAACCCGCACATCCTGCTGCTCGGCCTGGGCACGACGCTCGGCGTCGTGGTGCAGTGCCTCATCATGCTGCCCGCGCTGCGCAAGCTGGGCATCGACCTGCGGCCGCTGTGGGGCATCGACGAGCGCCTCAAGCAGTTCGGCGGCATGGCACTTGCGATCATCACGTACGTGGCCATTAGCCAGCTCGGCTACATCATCACCACCCGCATCGCGGCGAACGCGGACGCGGACGCGCCGATCATCTACCAGCAGCACTGGATGCTGCTGCAGATGCCGTACGGCATCGTAGGCGTCACGCTGCTCACCGCGATCATGCCGCGGCTGTCGCGCAACGCCGCCGACGGCGACGACAAGGCCGTGGTCGACGACCTCACGATGGGCACGAAGCTCACGTTCATCGCGCTCATCCCGATCATCGTGTTCATGGCGGCGTTCGGCCCGGACATCGGCCGCGCGCTGTTCGCGTACGGCGCGTTCAGCCCGGAGGCGGCGTACACCCTCGGCCTCACGGTGAGCGCGGCGGCGTTCACGCTCATCCCGTACGCGCTCGTCATGCTCCACCTGCGCGTCTTCTACGCGCGCGAGGAGGCGTGGACGCCGACGTTCATCATCGCCGGCATCACCATCACGAAGGTGGCGCTGTCGCTGCTCGCCCCGCACATCGCGCGCGCCCCGCAGCACGTCGTCGTGCTCCTCGGCGCCGCGAACGGCTTCGGCTTCGTCGCCGGCGCGATCATCGGCGCGCTGCTGCTGCGCCGCAAGCTGGGCACGCTGCAGGCCCGCGAGGTGCTGCGCACCTGCGTGTGGGCGGCGGGCGCGTCGCTCATCGGCGTCGCAGCGGTGCTCGCCGTGCGCTGGCTGCTTCGCGACGCCGCCGGCCTGCGCCTGCCCGAAGCCTTCGGCCGCCTCATCGGCGCGCCCAGCCTGGGCAGCCTCATCGAGGTGGCGGCGCTCGGCATCCTCTTCCTCATCGTCACCGGCCTCGTGCTCGCGCGCTCCGGCCTGCCCGAGGTGCAAAACCTCGGCCACGCCATGCAGCGCATCCCGGGCATGAGCCGGATCATCCGCCCGGACGCCGACGCGGCGCTCCAGATCGGCGAGGTGGACCCGCGCGACGTCTCCGCCCAGTTCCTCAGCGCCGACACCTTCAACGCCTCCCCGGTGCCGCCGCCGATGTCCGCGGGCGTCGTGCGCGGGCCGCGGCTCGTGCCGGGCGCGAGCGTGTCGGACGGGCGCTTCCGCCTCATCCGAGACCACGGCGCGGCCGCCAGCGCCCGCTTCTGGCAGGCGCGCGAAACCGCGACGGGGCGCGACGTAGCGCTCACGTTCGTGGACACGACCGGCTCCGCGCCCATGGCCCCGGCCACCCCGCGCGAGGCCGCCGTGCAGGCCGCCGGCGTGGCGCGGCGTACCCGGAAGCTGGCCAACCTCCACCTGCCCGCCGCGGCGGAGCACATCGAGATCCTCTCGTACCGCTCCGGCGTCCTCGTCGTGGCGGACTGGATCGAGGGCTCCTCCGTGAAGGCGGTCGCCGAGTCCGGGCAGACGCTGCACACCGAGGCCGTGGCCAACGCGCTCGCCCCGCTCGCCGGGGCGATGGCGACGGCGCACGCGGCGAACGTGCCGCTCGGTCTGACCAACCGCCAGCAGCTGCGCATCGACACCGACGGCCACGTGCGCCTCGCGTTCCCCGTCGTCCTGCCGGAGGCGACCCCGCACGCCGACGCCGAATCCTTCGCCTCCGCGCTCACGCTGCTCACGAGCAACGTCAACTCCACCGAGCTCGAGGACATCACGGCGCGCACCCGGGCGCTCGTCGAGGCAGACGCCGTGGACCAGGACGCCTTCCGCGAGATCCAGCGCGCGCTGCACGAGGCGGCGAACCTACCCGTGCCAAACGAGGACGCGCCGACGGACGAAATCCCCGTCGTCGTCGCCCCGGAGCTCGAGCCGGTGGAGGAGCAGGTCGACGACCCGGACGAGCTGCGCGGCGGCTTCGGCTCGCGCCGCCTCGGCCCGGCCGGCGTCACGCTGCTCACCCTCGTTGCCGTGCTCGCGGCGGTCCTCGTGGGCCTGCTCACCACCTACCTCGTCGACGTCGTCTCCGGCGACTCGCACGAGCCGCCCGCCGCGCCCGAGGCGGCGGTCATCGCCCCGCTCGACGCCACCGCCGGCACCGACCCGCGCGCCCGGGACGCCGCGGACGGCGACACCTCCACCGCGTGGACGGCCCCCGACGGCGCGACCCTCGAGCTCGCCCCCGCGGACGGCGCCACCTTCACCCTCCAGCAGGTGCTTATCGACGCCTCCGGCACCGGCAACTACACCGTCACCGGCGTCCCAGCCGACGGCGGGCGCGACGAGCTGCTGGCGGACGGGGCGATTCGCGCCGGGCAGGTGAGCGCGGACGTCGAGACGCAGACGCCCCTGGCGAAGGTCGAGGTGACGTTCGACGGCGGGGTGGACGTCAAGGAGATCTCGCTCGTCGGCGTTGTCCACTGAAGTGTGCAGCCGGGCCCTGGCGCGGGGGCCGGGGCCCGGGCATCATAAGGGCTGACACACACGGGGGGACACATGGATTACCGCAACGACCGGCAGCTCGTCGCCGACCACCTGGCGGGCGACCCGCACGCCTTCAAGCTCATCGTGCACCGGCACCGCCAGCGCATGTACTACGTGGCGCGAAACTACGCGCGCAACGAGCACGACGCACAGGACATCGTGCAGGAGGCGCTGTTCAAGGCCGCGCGCAGCATGCACACCTACCGCGGGGACGCGAAGCTGTCCACGTGGCTGCACCGCATGACCGTCAACGCCGCCATCGACCACCAGCGCCGCTTCGTGCGCCCGGGCACCCAGTGCAGTCTTGACGACGACGCTTCCGCCGTCGACCTCGAAGCCAACAAGTACCTCGCCTACAACCCCATGGAGGCGACGGAGCGCACCATCGCCATGCGCCAGGCGCTCGGCGCGCTGCCGACCGCGCAGCGCAAGGCGCTCTGGCTCATCGACGTCGCGGGCATGAGCGTCGGCGACGCCGCCGCGGAGCTCGGGGTGCAGCCGGGGACGGTGAAGTCGCGCCGTTACCGGGCCCGCGAGGCCGTCGCCGCGGCAATGGGGGAGTGCACGCCCGCGCGGTAGGATCTGCTGCTATGACTACCCCCGGCTTCAACTTTGTCACCCCGAACACGGAGACCGCCGCCGCGGCGCAGACCGCCGGCTCGGACACCGTGCACGACCTCATCATCGTCGGCTCCGGCCCGTCCGGCTACACCGCCGCGCTCTACGCTGCGCGCGCCGAGCTGAAACCGCTCGTCTTCGAGGGCTACGAGTACGGCGGCGAGCTCATGAACACCACGGAGGTAGAGAACTACCCCGGTTTCGAGGACGGCATCATGGGCCCGGAGCTCATGGGGAACATGCGCGCGCAGGCCGAGAAGTTCGGCGCGGACTTGCGCGCGGAGCTCGTGGACTCGGTTGACTTCTCCGGCGACGTGAAGAAGGTCGTCGTCGACGGCGTGGAGTTCCGGGCGAAGGCCGTCATCCTCGCCACCGGGGCCGCGCCGCGCCACCTCGGTATCCCGGGCGAGGCGGAGCTGACCGGCCGCGGCGTGTCCACGTGCGCGACCTGCGACGGCTTCTTCTTCAAGGACCAGCACATCGCCGTCGTCGGCGGCGGGGACTCGGCGATGGAGGAGGCCACCTTCCTCACCAAGTTCGGGTCGAAGGTCACGCTCATCCACCGCTCGGAGAACTTCCGCGCCTCGCGCATCATGCTCGAGCGGGCGAAGGAGAACGAGAAGATCGAGTTCCTCACTGACACCGTCGTCGAGTCCGTGGTGGACGAGGGTGGCAAGGTCGCCGGGCTGAACGTGCTCAATGTGGCCACCGGCGAGCAGTCGGTGCTCGACGCGACGGCGCTCTTCGTCGCCATCGGGCACGACCCGCGCTCCGGGTTCCTCGAGGGGCAGGTCGCCGTGGACGAGGCCGGCTACGTGGAGGTGGCGGAGCCGTCGACACGCACGAGCGTCGAGGGCGTCTTCGCCTGCGGCGACCTCGTGGACAAGACGTACCGCCAGGCCATTACGGCGGCCGGGTCGGGCTGCCGCGCGGCGCTCGACGCGCAGCATTATTTGGCTGACCTGTAAACGCTGTAGCATGGGCGCATGAACGCACCTATTGATGTGACGCAAGCTACGTTTAAATCCGAGGTCGTCGACTCCGATATCCCGGTGGTCGTGGACTTCTGGGCGGAGTGGTGTGGCCCGTGCCAGCAGCTCTCGCCGATCATCGACGAGATTGCGGAGGAGATGGACGGCCAGATCAAGGTGGCCAAGGTGAACTTGGACGAGGAGCGCGAGCTCGGCGCCCTGTTCCAGGTCTTGTCCATCCCGACCGTCCTGCTGTTCAACGGCGGCCAGAAGGTCGACGAGTTCGTGGGCCTGCGTCCGAAGCCCGAGATCGCGTCGCGGATCCAGGCGCAGCTCGGCGCGTAAACTGTCCCCTGTCCGTTCCCGAGAGAAAGGCCACTTGTGCGAGACTCGCTGCACGTTGGCGACTCATCAGCGCGGGTCGCTGAGGTCCGGATGTCGCTCGCCCGCCTGGGCCTCATCGACGGCTACGAAGGGCAGATCGACCCGCACCGCCAGTTCACCCGGGACGAGATGCGTTACGACGACATCCTGTGCGAGGCCGTCAAAGCCTTCCAGCAGTCGCGCGGCATCGTCCCCACCGGCTCCATCGACGACGCCACACTGCGCGAGCTGCGCGAGGCCTCGTACACGCTCGGCGCG encodes:
- a CDS encoding sigma-70 family RNA polymerase sigma factor is translated as MDYRNDRQLVADHLAGDPHAFKLIVHRHRQRMYYVARNYARNEHDAQDIVQEALFKAARSMHTYRGDAKLSTWLHRMTVNAAIDHQRRFVRPGTQCSLDDDASAVDLEANKYLAYNPMEATERTIAMRQALGALPTAQRKALWLIDVAGMSVGDAAAELGVQPGTVKSRRYRAREAVAAAMGECTPAR
- the murJ gene encoding murein biosynthesis integral membrane protein MurJ, whose protein sequence is MTQEGLRRRIVAPAPPAPVPQPRAQKAPRHADDGAPDKSLLTTSPKGETIAPPPVADTVAAGQAPVVEEVEQAEQTDNVVRATGSMAIATLISRITGFIRTVLIGAALGGAVASAFNTANTLPNLITEIVLGSVLTALVVPVLVRAEKEDADHGAAFIRRLFTLTLTLMTVVTVAAVAAAPWLAEMMVDEDSKVNLVQTTSFAYLLLPQIFFYGMFSLFMAVLNTKEHFRPGAWAPVANNLVSIGVLVAYMAMPGQLNPAAPASISNPHILLLGLGTTLGVVVQCLIMLPALRKLGIDLRPLWGIDERLKQFGGMALAIITYVAISQLGYIITTRIAANADADAPIIYQQHWMLLQMPYGIVGVTLLTAIMPRLSRNAADGDDKAVVDDLTMGTKLTFIALIPIIVFMAAFGPDIGRALFAYGAFSPEAAYTLGLTVSAAAFTLIPYALVMLHLRVFYAREEAWTPTFIIAGITITKVALSLLAPHIARAPQHVVVLLGAANGFGFVAGAIIGALLLRRKLGTLQAREVLRTCVWAAGASLIGVAAVLAVRWLLRDAAGLRLPEAFGRLIGAPSLGSLIEVAALGILFLIVTGLVLARSGLPEVQNLGHAMQRIPGMSRIIRPDADAALQIGEVDPRDVSAQFLSADTFNASPVPPPMSAGVVRGPRLVPGASVSDGRFRLIRDHGAAASARFWQARETATGRDVALTFVDTTGSAPMAPATPREAAVQAAGVARRTRKLANLHLPAAAEHIEILSYRSGVLVVADWIEGSSVKAVAESGQTLHTEAVANALAPLAGAMATAHAANVPLGLTNRQQLRIDTDGHVRLAFPVVLPEATPHADAESFASALTLLTSNVNSTELEDITARTRALVEADAVDQDAFREIQRALHEAANLPVPNEDAPTDEIPVVVAPELEPVEEQVDDPDELRGGFGSRRLGPAGVTLLTLVAVLAAVLVGLLTTYLVDVVSGDSHEPPAAPEAAVIAPLDATAGTDPRARDAADGDTSTAWTAPDGATLELAPADGATFTLQQVLIDASGTGNYTVTGVPADGGRDELLADGAIRAGQVSADVETQTPLAKVEVTFDGGVDVKEISLVGVVH
- the trxB gene encoding thioredoxin-disulfide reductase, with product MTTPGFNFVTPNTETAAAAQTAGSDTVHDLIIVGSGPSGYTAALYAARAELKPLVFEGYEYGGELMNTTEVENYPGFEDGIMGPELMGNMRAQAEKFGADLRAELVDSVDFSGDVKKVVVDGVEFRAKAVILATGAAPRHLGIPGEAELTGRGVSTCATCDGFFFKDQHIAVVGGGDSAMEEATFLTKFGSKVTLIHRSENFRASRIMLERAKENEKIEFLTDTVVESVVDEGGKVAGLNVLNVATGEQSVLDATALFVAIGHDPRSGFLEGQVAVDEAGYVEVAEPSTRTSVEGVFACGDLVDKTYRQAITAAGSGCRAALDAQHYLADL
- the trxA gene encoding thioredoxin codes for the protein MNAPIDVTQATFKSEVVDSDIPVVVDFWAEWCGPCQQLSPIIDEIAEEMDGQIKVAKVNLDEERELGALFQVLSIPTVLLFNGGQKVDEFVGLRPKPEIASRIQAQLGA